The Pseudomonadota bacterium DNA segment GGCTCCCGTAGTCCGCCGCCCAGGAGGATGAACGCGAGCGCGCCCGCGCCGAGGAGCAGCGCCGCGCCCAGCGCGATGCCGATCGTGAGGCCTCGGTTCGAGGCGACGGGTATGGCAGCCGAGGTGCCGGGAGCCGGCGTGTACGCCGCGGACATCGGCGTCCTTCCGGTCGCGCCGCCCGTGCGCGCGACGGTGGGCGCCGCGGATATCCGGGCCGAGAAGTCGACCTCGAGCCCGCGCGCGGCCGCGTCGAGCGCGCGGCGCATCTCGCCCGCCGTGGCGAACCTTTCGCCCATCTCGCGGGCCATCGCCTTGAAGATCACTTGCTCCACCGACTGCGGCACCGACGGGTTGAGCTCCGTCGGCGCGGGGAACGGCTCGGCGATGATCTTGAACATGATCTCGTTGTACGTCTCGCCCTCGAACGGCCGCTTGCCGGTCAGCGCCTCGTACAGGATCACGCCCATCGCGTAGATATCGACGCGGTGGTCGAGGTTCTTCGCCCCCTTGGCCTGCTCGGGCGCCATGTAGAACGGCGTGCCGAGCACCGTGCCGGTCATGGTGAGCTGCGACACCTCGTCCTGCTCGAGCACCTTCGAGATGCCGAAGTCGAGCAGCTTCACGAAGTCCTGGCGATCGCCCATCTTCGTGATGAAGATGTTGTCCGGCTTGAGGTCCCGGTGGACGATCCCGGCCGCGTGCGCCGCCTCGAGCGCCGACAGCGTCTGGCAGCCGATGTCCGCGACCCGCTCGAGCGACAGGGACTCGTTGTTCTCGAGGAGATCGGCGAGCGGCCGCCCCTGGAGGAGCGGCATGACGAGGTACGGCGCGCCGTTGTCGAGCGTGCCGATGTCGGTCACCTCGCAGATGTTGTCGTGGCCGATCGAGCCGGCGAGCTGCGCCTCGCGGTGGAACCGCGCGATGACCTGGGCGTCGCCCGCGAACTCCACGTGCAGCGTCTTGATCGCCACGCGGCGGCCGATGGTGACGTGGGTCGCCATGTACACGGCGCCCATGCCGCCGGCGCCGACCTGCTTCTCGATGCGGTACTTGCCGTCGAGGACGGTGCCGGGCTCGATCTGGTTCTTTTCGGCCATCGGGTCGAACTATAATCGAACGATTCCCCACCCGCAACCCGGGCGCGGCCCCGGGGAGCGACCGGCG contains these protein-coding regions:
- a CDS encoding serine/threonine protein kinase translates to MAEKNQIEPGTVLDGKYRIEKQVGAGGMGAVYMATHVTIGRRVAIKTLHVEFAGDAQVIARFHREAQLAGSIGHDNICEVTDIGTLDNGAPYLVMPLLQGRPLADLLENNESLSLERVADIGCQTLSALEAAHAAGIVHRDLKPDNIFITKMGDRQDFVKLLDFGISKVLEQDEVSQLTMTGTVLGTPFYMAPEQAKGAKNLDHRVDIYAMGVILYEALTGKRPFEGETYNEIMFKIIAEPFPAPTELNPSVPQSVEQVIFKAMAREMGERFATAGEMRRALDAAARGLEVDFSARISAAPTVARTGGATGRTPMSAAYTPAPGTSAAIPVASNRGLTIGIALGAALLLGAGALAFILLGGGLREPAPVSPVIAAPAPAPAPAPAPVVAPAPPIVAPALPPPAAEPEAEAVSAAEPEAEKAASSKSSKKKKKKADAAAGSTSAAAASGGKANDTVKGRFGTTFVDDYE